Proteins encoded within one genomic window of Corvus hawaiiensis isolate bCorHaw1 chromosome 9, bCorHaw1.pri.cur, whole genome shotgun sequence:
- the FASLG gene encoding tumor necrosis factor ligand superfamily member 6: MQPCQGKAGAVPRAQAGPSPAGFGCHREERTRHVQPIPLPAMQQNLNYVYPQIFWVDGCADAGASCSPAPPVGPFPPPVPDRRRKPRNNRGRRSVGFLVMFLLILVAFTGVGLCMFKIFHLEKELDELRESASAEHIPPASEKLTGQKEQSLQKEARKAAHLTGNPAQRDLPLEWEPISGHAYTSGVQYHNRGLVINEPGLYFVYSNVLFRSSACDSQVLSHVVYKRNPNSPGSLVLMEDKGINYCTGQRMWARNSYLGALFKLRKMDSLHVNVSKIALVNFEESKTFFGLFKL, translated from the exons ATGCAGCCGTGCCAGGGCAAagctggggctgtccccagggctcaggCTGGGCCAAGCCCGGCAGGTTTCGGGTGCCACAGGGAAGAGCGCACCAGGCATGTCCAGCCCATCCCGCTCCCGGCCATGCAGCAGAACTTGAACTACGTGTACCCCCAGATCTTTTGGGTGGACGGCTGTGCTGATGCAGGTGCTTCCTGCTCCCCGGCACCACCCGTGGGTCCTTTCCCACCACCGGTACCCGACCGGAGGAGAAAGCCACGGAACAACAGGGGAAGGAGAAGCGTCGGCTTCCTCGTGATGTTCTTGCTGATCCTGGTGGCCTTCACTGGAGTGGGGCTGTGCATGTTTAAGATttttcacctggagaaggaaCTGGATGAACTCAGAGAG TCTGCCAGCGCTGAGCACATCCCTCCAGCTTCAGAGAAACTCACGG GGCAGAAGGAGCAGTCACTGCAAAAGGAAGCGAGGAAGGCAGCCCATCTAACAg GGAACCCAGCCCAGCGAGACCTCCCTCTGGAGTGGGAGCCCATCTCTGGCCATGCCTATACCAGTGGCGTCCAGTACCACAACCGGGGGCTGGTCATCAACGAGCCCGGGCTGTACTTTGTGTACTCCAATGTCCTCTTCCGCAGCAGCGCCTGTGACAGCCAGGTCCTGTCCCACGTCGTGTACAAGAGAAACCCAAACTCTCCGGGCAGCCTCGTGCTCATGGAGGACAAAGGCATCAACTACTGCACAGGGCAGAGGATGTGGGCCCGGAACAGCTACCTGGGGGCTCTCTTCAAGCTCAGGAAGATGGACAGTTTGCATGTCAACGTCTCCAAAATCGCTCTGGTTAATTTTGAGGAATCCAAGACTTTCTTCGGCTTGTTTAAGCTTTGA